From a single Marinobacter sp. THAF197a genomic region:
- a CDS encoding PA4642 family protein, which translates to MSGPDKPKVIGEEWSDERVKSFLDLSPWDKNLNPDHFVLIRAYESMRAGDFERFLAFFVEAGRDLNAEDEHGQTILDRVSQHRRSGDYAQALEKAGAKQKATAGN; encoded by the coding sequence ATGAGCGGACCAGATAAACCAAAGGTTATTGGAGAGGAGTGGAGTGACGAGCGGGTTAAAAGCTTTCTCGATCTGTCACCCTGGGACAAGAACCTGAACCCGGATCATTTCGTGCTGATTCGTGCCTATGAGTCCATGCGTGCAGGTGATTTCGAACGGTTTTTGGCATTCTTTGTGGAAGCCGGCCGCGACCTGAACGCCGAAGATGAGCACGGCCAGACTATCCTGGACCGGGTGTCACAACACCGTCGCAGCGGTGATTACGCTCAGGCTCTGGAAAAAGCCGGCGCAAAACAAAAGGCAACGGCCGGGAACTGA
- a CDS encoding Hsp20/alpha crystallin family protein, with the protein MSNLTRWNPIGEFEDMMNRYNRMFGVARTNGEREGKDLFSRSDWAPAVDIKETAEAFTVEAELPGMNKDDVKVTVHDGVLTIQGERKHEEESSDKKHHRIERVYGSFLRRFTLPDNVDENSVKASFKDGLLTLSIQKAEPKEPKAIEVEVQ; encoded by the coding sequence ATGAGCAATCTGACCCGCTGGAATCCGATCGGCGAATTCGAGGACATGATGAACCGCTACAACCGGATGTTTGGGGTAGCACGCACCAATGGCGAACGGGAAGGTAAAGACCTGTTCAGTCGCAGCGACTGGGCTCCGGCTGTGGATATCAAGGAAACGGCCGAAGCCTTCACTGTGGAAGCCGAATTACCCGGCATGAACAAGGACGATGTGAAGGTGACAGTACACGATGGCGTGCTCACCATTCAGGGCGAGCGCAAGCATGAGGAAGAGTCCAGTGACAAGAAGCACCATCGCATCGAGCGGGTCTATGGTAGCTTCCTGCGCCGATTCACGTTGCCGGACAATGTGGACGAGAACAGCGTGAAAGCCAGCTTCAAGGACGGCCTGCTGACTTTGAGCATCCAAAAGGCCGAACCCAAAGAGCCCAAAGCCATCGAAGTAGAAGTGCAGTAA